One Aerococcus urinaeequi DNA segment encodes these proteins:
- a CDS encoding DUF2207 family protein, whose translation MFQNYQEKVSNHWHQFTIILASLVAMFLFAGDKTGVLADVSVSDYTAIVNVKADGTMQQDETVSFDVKGTVEEFNHWISLTDMSKLANLGVEMKSVSADSYFTFVESDSNEVGTFTVSTADDQGADITIYNTVTNAPHITQVSATISDAWTNYSEWTILKSSFLALPYDVDQATLTVTFPQAVPKDQSDLIISGPGKTDLQWADDRKSFTITVDNLKADESVALQMYMPVSILPDNQKVGADSEGQATIESMQASQEAATSLQRRQTMQIWIVAGALFVLIFAYTIYLYMKKRQIVVAVPNKKGFVESQPNAYGPQTVARLMGKGYSDHQKIVLLVLEMIQAKVFAAHFEVNKRGQLTDIQVSTLKQEVNNPAGQLLLTRLQENTQTSRDVVSLNDLVFNNTGKVTMMSRFGRKLVRKINQVAKQPLTKDGVYSKMNQVYMAILTLYMVAWLFGTGFVIYWQLQLQALNVWASLLLVVSVALVALLQKNVLPMRSEKGVSLYKLWQGYLKGIGSQLMNPDAWGRQSAEWLDHQYLYAWVAGSNVKVAKALEQEAQVVQLPLMGSAQAIDHLQLGKLKWQPQAEEVSDDDVAE comes from the coding sequence ATGTTTCAAAATTATCAAGAAAAAGTCAGTAATCACTGGCACCAGTTTACGATTATCCTAGCCAGCTTAGTGGCAATGTTCCTTTTTGCGGGGGATAAGACAGGCGTACTAGCGGATGTGTCGGTGAGTGACTATACGGCGATTGTGAATGTAAAAGCTGATGGGACCATGCAACAAGATGAAACGGTTAGTTTTGATGTGAAGGGGACCGTTGAGGAATTTAACCACTGGATTTCCCTGACTGATATGAGTAAGTTGGCCAATCTTGGCGTGGAAATGAAGAGTGTGTCGGCAGATTCTTATTTCACTTTTGTGGAGAGTGATTCAAATGAAGTGGGGACTTTTACGGTTTCTACTGCCGATGATCAAGGGGCGGACATCACCATCTACAATACGGTGACGAATGCACCACATATTACCCAGGTTTCAGCGACGATTTCAGATGCTTGGACCAATTATTCTGAGTGGACGATTTTAAAGAGTAGCTTTCTAGCATTACCCTATGACGTCGATCAAGCCACTTTAACTGTCACATTCCCGCAAGCCGTGCCGAAAGACCAATCTGATTTAATCATTTCAGGTCCTGGCAAAACGGACTTGCAATGGGCTGACGATAGAAAATCATTTACAATCACAGTAGATAACTTAAAAGCTGATGAAAGCGTGGCCCTTCAAATGTACATGCCAGTGTCCATTCTACCTGATAACCAAAAGGTGGGGGCAGACTCAGAAGGACAAGCGACAATTGAAAGTATGCAGGCTAGCCAAGAAGCAGCGACTAGTTTACAAAGACGCCAGACCATGCAAATCTGGATTGTGGCGGGGGCTTTATTTGTCTTAATTTTTGCTTATACCATTTATCTATATATGAAGAAGCGCCAAATTGTGGTTGCAGTGCCGAATAAGAAAGGCTTTGTGGAGAGTCAACCCAATGCTTACGGTCCGCAAACTGTGGCGCGGTTAATGGGTAAAGGGTATTCGGACCATCAAAAGATTGTCTTGTTAGTCTTAGAGATGATTCAAGCAAAAGTTTTTGCGGCCCATTTTGAAGTTAATAAACGTGGCCAATTAACGGATATTCAAGTATCAACATTGAAACAGGAAGTCAATAATCCAGCAGGTCAATTATTATTAACGAGGCTTCAAGAAAATACCCAAACCAGTCGTGATGTGGTGTCTTTAAATGACTTAGTTTTTAACAATACGGGCAAGGTGACGATGATGTCACGATTTGGCCGGAAATTAGTCCGTAAGATTAACCAAGTAGCTAAACAACCCTTAACCAAAGACGGTGTTTATAGTAAAATGAATCAAGTTTACATGGCTATTCTAACCCTTTATATGGTAGCATGGTTATTTGGAACAGGTTTCGTGATTTACTGGCAATTGCAGCTGCAAGCTTTAAATGTATGGGCTTCGTTATTGCTGGTTGTCAGCGTGGCTTTGGTTGCCCTTTTACAAAAAAATGTCTTACCAATGCGGAGTGAAAAAGGGGTATCCTTATACAAGTTGTGGCAGGGCTATTTGAAGGGCATCGGCAGCCAGTTAATGAATCCGGATGCTTGGGGCCGTCAATCGGCAGAATGGTTGGACCATCAATATTTATATGCTTGGGTTGCGGGGTCGAATGTGAAGGTTGCTAAGGCGCTGGAACAAGAGGCACAGGTTGTCCAGTTACCTTTGATGGGTTCGGCACAAGCAATTGACCATTTACAGTTAGGGAAATTGAAGTGGCAACCACAGGCTGAGGAAGTTTCGGATGATGACGTCGCTGAATAG
- a CDS encoding two-component system regulatory protein YycI, with protein sequence MNFKKVEIIFILAFLILDVFLINIFINKYVGTPSQAIENQSMDIVTEFKANNIQYDEISDEILRIPFVRALNTTLNEETVSELTEDTQSVEVNANQILAQINTPIQLEGVTAETPSGELSDSALSSLNQFVNSEVYQGSQYRFISYDKLASKVTYMQETASGAVVADGNGEIIFQVNDDYAVYAYDQTITGETASQGEERTVISEQQALENAFLNNSIPDESIILRSFLAYRETLALDEITLYHPVWTLLILTNEGTTQRVFVDGINGAIMTQ encoded by the coding sequence ATGAACTTTAAAAAAGTAGAGATTATTTTTATTCTAGCCTTCCTCATTCTAGATGTATTTCTTATTAATATATTTATCAATAAATATGTTGGTACGCCAAGTCAAGCAATTGAAAATCAGTCGATGGATATTGTGACAGAATTCAAAGCAAATAATATTCAATACGATGAAATTTCAGACGAAATTTTACGGATACCCTTTGTACGGGCATTGAATACGACTTTAAATGAAGAAACTGTTTCTGAACTAACTGAAGATACACAAAGTGTTGAAGTAAATGCCAACCAAATTCTGGCACAAATTAATACACCTATTCAATTAGAAGGCGTGACTGCTGAGACACCATCAGGCGAGCTTTCAGATAGTGCCTTATCAAGTTTAAATCAGTTTGTTAATAGCGAAGTATACCAAGGCAGCCAATACCGCTTTATAAGTTATGATAAGCTAGCTAGTAAGGTTACTTATATGCAAGAAACTGCTTCAGGCGCAGTGGTTGCAGATGGTAATGGAGAAATTATTTTTCAAGTGAATGATGATTATGCTGTTTATGCCTATGATCAAACGATTACTGGAGAAACTGCGTCTCAAGGTGAGGAACGTACTGTAATTAGTGAGCAACAAGCCTTAGAAAATGCCTTTTTAAATAACAGTATTCCAGATGAGTCTATTATTTTGCGTTCATTCTTGGCTTACCGCGAAACCTTAGCGCTTGATGAAATAACCCTCTACCATCCGGTGTGGACTTTATTGATTCTAACAAATGAAGGAACCACTCAGCGCGTATTTGTAGATGGTATCAATGGGGCAATTATGACCCAGTAA
- the walK gene encoding cell wall metabolism sensor histidine kinase WalK — protein sequence MPNTRKKTGIPFFKSIHFKIPIIFILTLLISLQIVGAYFIRSLETEMLTSFDDQVNSQTTFIIDNIQTVMEGEDLNEDEKETQVNSILRRFNNDSVLEIQLFDSNGFLLATSNPTSQAYIGQRTVDEDIEETLYTGIRSETSGYDSNQEIRIKKFVTPIFSTASSGAMIGILNVTANLETIYSQIQNIMSLFLIASGISLVFTTGLAVLISSQIINPLQKMRDQTKQIAEGNYSTTLDINSEDEIGQLAESINYLSVRVGDAQDLTEAERQRLDSVLRHMTDGVIATDRRGKITIINDRSLSILNKTQEEVIGESIIEALDLSERFSFRELFDQHDSILLNYANDEGETIIRAEYSVIQRESGFISGLVWVLTDITEHEKIERDRKQFVSNISHELRTPLTSVRSYSEALVDGAIKDEKVAVEFLNVIQTETDRMIRMISDLLHLSRMDAKQQVINRELIIFKDLVNHILDRFDMMLQSEDYEGKNYIIKRELMEEEVWVEIDQDKLIQVIDNIMNNAIKYSPDGGTIYVRLMSTHNQLVLSIQDQGLGIPQESIPHLFDRFYRVDKARSRAQGGSGLGLSIAKEEIELHNGTIWVNSIENKGTTFFISLPFEEFDSDDWAGEDEWADEEE from the coding sequence ATGCCAAATACAAGGAAAAAAACTGGGATTCCTTTTTTCAAATCAATACATTTTAAAATTCCCATTATTTTTATATTAACACTACTAATTTCGCTCCAAATTGTCGGAGCGTATTTTATTCGTTCTCTAGAAACGGAGATGTTAACTTCGTTTGATGACCAAGTAAATAGTCAGACAACTTTTATCATTGATAATATACAAACGGTGATGGAAGGTGAAGATTTGAATGAGGATGAAAAAGAAACGCAAGTGAATTCGATCTTGCGTCGTTTTAATAATGATAGTGTATTAGAAATTCAATTATTCGATAGTAATGGATTTTTACTTGCAACGTCAAATCCTACATCACAAGCCTATATTGGGCAAAGAACTGTGGATGAAGATATAGAAGAAACATTATATACAGGTATCAGAAGTGAAACTTCGGGTTATGACTCAAACCAAGAAATTCGCATCAAAAAATTTGTGACACCAATTTTTTCTACGGCATCTTCTGGAGCCATGATTGGTATTTTAAATGTGACTGCAAATCTGGAGACCATCTATAGTCAGATTCAAAATATAATGTCTCTATTCTTGATTGCATCAGGTATTTCACTTGTCTTTACAACTGGTTTGGCTGTATTAATTTCCAGTCAAATTATTAATCCTTTACAAAAAATGCGTGATCAAACAAAACAGATTGCAGAAGGTAATTATTCAACTACACTAGATATCAATTCAGAGGATGAAATTGGTCAACTAGCAGAATCTATTAATTATCTATCTGTTCGAGTAGGGGACGCTCAAGACTTAACTGAAGCAGAAAGACAACGTTTAGATTCAGTTCTGCGCCATATGACGGATGGGGTTATTGCTACTGACCGACGCGGGAAAATCACTATTATCAATGACCGGTCATTGAGTATTTTGAATAAAACCCAAGAAGAAGTCATTGGAGAATCTATTATTGAAGCGCTTGACTTATCTGAACGGTTCTCATTTAGAGAATTATTTGATCAACACGATTCAATCCTACTAAATTACGCAAATGATGAAGGGGAAACTATTATACGCGCAGAATATTCCGTTATTCAACGTGAGTCTGGATTTATTTCGGGACTTGTTTGGGTGCTAACCGATATTACTGAACACGAAAAAATTGAACGTGACCGCAAGCAATTTGTATCTAATATTTCGCATGAATTACGTACACCTTTAACCAGTGTCCGTTCATATAGTGAGGCGTTAGTTGATGGTGCGATTAAAGATGAAAAAGTTGCTGTCGAATTTTTAAATGTTATCCAGACTGAAACAGATCGTATGATTCGTATGATTTCAGATTTACTACATTTATCACGAATGGATGCAAAACAACAAGTTATCAACCGTGAACTAATTATTTTCAAAGACTTAGTCAACCATATTCTGGATCGCTTTGATATGATGCTTCAATCTGAAGATTATGAAGGCAAAAATTATATTATAAAACGTGAATTAATGGAGGAGGAGGTCTGGGTAGAAATTGACCAGGATAAATTAATTCAAGTTATTGATAATATTATGAACAACGCGATTAAGTATTCACCAGATGGTGGGACAATTTATGTTCGTTTAATGTCTACACACAATCAACTTGTTTTGAGTATTCAAGACCAAGGACTAGGTATTCCTCAAGAATCCATTCCGCACCTATTTGATCGTTTCTACCGAGTGGATAAAGCACGGTCACGAGCGCAAGGTGGTAGTGGTTTAGGTTTATCTATCGCTAAAGAAGAAATCGAATTACATAATGGGACAATTTGGGTAAATTCTATTGAAAATAAAGGAACCACCTTCTTTATCTCTCTTCCATTTGAAGAGTTTGATAGTGATGATTGGGCAGGGGAGGATGAATGGGCCGATGAAGAAGAATAA
- the yycF gene encoding response regulator YycF, with protein sequence MKKILIVDDEKPISDIISFNLKNEGYEIDTAYDGEQALEKFESFQPDLVVLDLMLPKIDGLEVCRQIRKDSQVPIIMLTAKDSEIDKVLGLELGADDYVTKPFSNRELTARVKANIRRTAVVAEPVATDEAAEKDNIIEIGDLLIHEDEYIASKNGQDVELTHREFELLHYLSQHINQVMTREHLLQTVWGYDYFGDVRTVDVTVRRLREKIEENPSHPKILITRRGVGYFLKIPTQE encoded by the coding sequence ATGAAAAAAATATTAATCGTTGACGATGAGAAACCAATCTCAGATATTATATCCTTCAATCTAAAAAATGAAGGATATGAAATTGATACCGCCTATGACGGCGAACAAGCTTTAGAAAAATTTGAATCATTCCAACCTGACTTAGTGGTATTGGATTTAATGTTACCGAAAATTGACGGTTTAGAAGTGTGTCGTCAAATTCGTAAAGATAGTCAAGTACCTATTATTATGTTAACTGCTAAAGATAGTGAAATTGATAAGGTATTGGGGCTTGAATTAGGGGCGGACGATTACGTTACTAAACCATTTTCTAACCGTGAATTAACAGCTCGTGTAAAAGCGAATATTCGCCGTACAGCGGTAGTTGCTGAACCAGTAGCGACTGATGAGGCAGCTGAAAAAGATAATATTATTGAAATTGGCGATCTATTAATTCACGAAGATGAGTATATCGCCTCAAAAAATGGACAAGACGTTGAGTTAACACATCGAGAGTTTGAGTTATTGCATTATCTTTCTCAACATATTAACCAAGTAATGACCAGAGAGCACTTGCTTCAAACGGTGTGGGGGTACGATTACTTCGGTGACGTTCGAACAGTGGATGTGACCGTTAGACGTTTACGTGAAAAGATTGAAGAAAATCCGAGTCATCCAAAAATTTTAATTACTAGACGAGGCGTTGGTTATTTCCTTAAAATTCCAACCCAAGAATAG
- a CDS encoding C40 family peptidase — translation MKFSVKKMVGTSLATSAALAAFATTNVSADEVYTIESGDTLSAISRKFDLSIADLIEVNTIDNQDLIIAGHSLNIPTVDAPVAASTKRVADASNVYKVVAGDTLNKIAADFDTTAQNLRDLNGISGDLILVGQQLKVKGEVAQETTVEQIAPVAEETVETEVEATPVVEETVNNYVADVNGNYTVVAGDSINKIAGQFGVSASELRVQNNLSSDLILVGQSLAIPGLAAAPAVEEAPVVEETETVVEVASVESTVATEEAEVAPVANSVEETGTADAEIEAQVAAEEALAAEAEAQAAADAQAAAEVEAQEQADAEAAAQAEAEAQAAADAQAVAEAEAAAQAQAAVEAAAQAEAAAEAQAEAEAQAAAEAAAQAEAEAQAQSGNVTALLNNAYAQVGVPYVWGGKSPSGFDCSGFVNYVYKQTYGVNVGSYTGEQQYAGPKIAVSSAQPGDLIFWGSYGSPYHVAISLGNGQYIHSQRPGETVHSESINPYWAPSFAVSMAAYN, via the coding sequence ATGAAGTTTTCAGTAAAAAAAATGGTAGGGACATCGTTAGCGACGTCAGCGGCTTTAGCAGCCTTTGCAACCACTAATGTTTCAGCAGACGAAGTATATACAATCGAATCAGGTGATACTTTATCTGCTATTTCACGCAAATTTGACTTATCAATTGCAGACTTAATAGAAGTGAACACAATCGATAACCAAGATTTAATTATTGCAGGTCACTCTTTAAATATTCCAACTGTTGATGCACCAGTAGCAGCAAGCACAAAACGTGTTGCAGATGCTTCTAACGTATACAAAGTTGTTGCAGGTGATACTTTAAACAAAATCGCTGCAGATTTTGACACAACAGCACAAAACTTACGTGATTTAAATGGTATTTCAGGTGACTTGATTTTAGTTGGTCAACAATTAAAAGTTAAAGGTGAAGTAGCTCAAGAAACAACAGTAGAACAAATAGCTCCTGTAGCTGAAGAAACAGTTGAAACGGAAGTAGAAGCTACTCCAGTAGTAGAAGAAACTGTTAACAACTATGTAGCAGACGTAAATGGCAACTACACTGTAGTTGCTGGTGACTCTATCAATAAAATTGCAGGTCAATTTGGCGTTTCAGCGTCTGAATTACGTGTACAAAACAACTTATCATCTGACTTGATCTTAGTTGGTCAATCGTTGGCTATTCCTGGCTTAGCTGCAGCACCTGCTGTTGAAGAAGCACCAGTAGTAGAAGAAACTGAAACGGTTGTTGAAGTAGCATCTGTTGAATCAACAGTAGCTACAGAAGAAGCTGAAGTTGCACCAGTTGCAAATTCAGTAGAAGAAACTGGAACTGCTGACGCAGAAATCGAAGCACAAGTTGCAGCAGAAGAAGCTTTAGCAGCAGAAGCAGAAGCGCAAGCAGCAGCAGACGCACAAGCGGCAGCTGAAGTAGAGGCTCAAGAGCAAGCGGACGCAGAAGCAGCAGCTCAAGCGGAAGCAGAAGCCCAAGCAGCAGCGGATGCACAAGCAGTAGCCGAAGCAGAGGCTGCAGCTCAAGCACAAGCAGCGGTAGAAGCAGCAGCCCAAGCGGAAGCAGCGGCGGAAGCTCAAGCAGAGGCAGAAGCCCAAGCAGCAGCGGAAGCAGCAGCTCAAGCGGAGGCAGAAGCCCAAGCACAATCAGGTAATGTAACAGCTTTATTAAACAATGCTTATGCACAAGTTGGTGTACCTTATGTATGGGGTGGTAAATCACCTTCAGGTTTCGACTGTTCAGGTTTCGTGAACTATGTTTACAAACAAACTTACGGTGTTAACGTAGGTAGCTATACTGGTGAACAACAATATGCTGGTCCAAAAATTGCAGTTTCATCTGCGCAACCAGGCGACTTAATTTTCTGGGGTTCTTATGGTTCTCCATACCACGTGGCAATTTCATTAGGTAATGGACAATACATCCATTCACAACGTCCTGGTGAAACAGTTCACTCAGAATCAATTAATCCATACTGGGCACCATCATTTGCTGTAAGTATGGCTGCTTATAACTAA
- a CDS encoding CPBP family intramembrane glutamic endopeptidase gives MGKRKNRNTEAYYQNPTRQKWIGWIVGGAKVILWTLVYTLIVSLPQLYVMYGSLLDNTWITILGIVSIIYMFAVSYWFYRRYQKKHPENVISLTWDDVLKDLGIFAAVLVFKLAMSYLMSGIYGEETTVNDEAIFGLLAGNTNILLALNLGLTVITMAPVMEEIIFRAMISKGMFKDKNFTVAIILSSIFFSSMHLSGNIISFIIYAGIGAACFMAYWRKKNINDAILIHFLNNLPGAIMLIFGLY, from the coding sequence ATGGGGAAAAGGAAGAATAGAAATACTGAAGCTTACTACCAGAATCCAACTAGACAAAAATGGATTGGCTGGATAGTGGGCGGGGCTAAGGTTATTTTGTGGACATTAGTTTACACGCTAATTGTCTCACTTCCTCAACTATATGTGATGTATGGTAGCCTTTTAGACAATACATGGATAACAATCCTAGGAATTGTCAGCATTATCTATATGTTTGCAGTGAGCTATTGGTTCTACCGTCGTTATCAAAAGAAACATCCTGAAAATGTTATAAGTTTAACTTGGGATGATGTGCTTAAGGACTTAGGGATATTTGCAGCAGTTTTAGTGTTTAAACTAGCAATGTCTTATTTAATGTCAGGGATTTACGGTGAAGAAACTACTGTAAATGATGAAGCAATCTTTGGATTACTTGCAGGGAATACCAACATACTGTTAGCCTTGAATCTTGGATTAACTGTTATTACGATGGCACCAGTAATGGAAGAAATTATCTTCCGCGCCATGATCAGTAAAGGCATGTTTAAAGATAAGAATTTTACGGTAGCTATTATATTATCATCGATATTCTTCTCAAGTATGCATCTGTCAGGTAATATCATTTCATTTATTATTTATGCAGGAATAGGAGCAGCTTGCTTCATGGCTTATTGGCGGAAGAAAAATATTAATGACGCCATCCTAATTCACTTCTTGAATAATTTACCGGGTGCTATCATGTTAATATTTGGTTTATATTAA
- a CDS encoding pyridoxamine 5'-phosphate oxidase family protein — MELQDYMKILENIGAAVFATVDSDGKPHTRFANIGVANENGIFFMTKPGNEFYTQLKDNENVSISGMSNDENGIQAITVEGKVREVDQSYLEDILKDNPYVKDVYPDEEDRKSVVALQVYEGSGFYMNLKAHTNGTFEFSAN, encoded by the coding sequence ATGGAATTACAAGATTACATGAAGATATTAGAAAATATTGGCGCAGCAGTTTTTGCTACGGTAGATAGCGATGGGAAGCCACATACGAGATTTGCTAATATTGGTGTTGCAAATGAAAATGGTATTTTCTTTATGACAAAGCCAGGTAATGAATTCTATACGCAATTAAAAGATAACGAAAATGTGTCTATTTCAGGTATGTCCAATGATGAAAATGGCATTCAAGCTATTACGGTTGAAGGTAAAGTGCGTGAAGTTGACCAATCATATTTAGAAGACATATTAAAAGATAATCCTTACGTAAAAGATGTCTATCCTGATGAAGAAGACCGTAAATCAGTGGTTGCACTTCAAGTATATGAAGGCAGTGGTTTCTATATGAATCTAAAAGCACATACTAATGGTACATTTGAATTTTCAGCAAATTAA